A single genomic interval of Bos javanicus breed banteng chromosome 8, ARS-OSU_banteng_1.0, whole genome shotgun sequence harbors:
- the ACTL7B gene encoding actin-like protein 7B, with protein MATRNSSSPKPMGTAQGDPGEAGTLPGPDAGIRDTSSATQLKMKPKKVRKIKALITDLGSQYCKCGYAGEPRPTYFISSTVGKRYSEAADSGDTRKETYVGHELLNMEVPLKLINPLKYGIVVDWDCIQSIWEYIFHTAMKILPEEHAVLVSDPPLSPTSNREKYAELLFETFGIPAMHVTSQSLLSIYSYGKTSGLVVESGHGVSHVVPISEGDVLPGLTSRADYAGSDLTNYLLQLLNEAGHRFTDDHLHIIEHIKKKCCYSALKPEEELSLCLEDLRVDYELPDGKLISIGQERFQCAEMLFKPTLVGSNQPGLPELTAACLNRCQEAGFKEEMAANVLLCGGCTMLDGFPERFQRELSLLCPGDSPAVAAAPERKTSVWTGGSILASLQAFQQLWVSKEEFEERGSAAIYSKC; from the coding sequence ATGGCGACAAGGAACAGCTCTAGCCCCAAGCCGATGGGCACGGCTCAGGGGGACCCGGGAGAGGCAGGCACACTGCCAGGTCCTGATGCTGGCATCCGGGACACAAGTTCGGCCACTCAGCTGAAGATGAAGCCCAAGAAGGTGCGCAAGATCAAGGCACTCATCACTGACCTGGGCTCCCAGTACTGCAAGTGTGGCTACGCGGGCGAGCCAAGGCCCACCTACTTCATCTCCTCCACGGTGGGCAAGCGCTACTCGGAGGCGGCCGACTCCGGTGACACCCGCAAGGAGACCTACGTGGGCCATGAGCTGCTCAACATGGAGGTGCCTCTGAAGCTGATCAACCCGCTCAAATATGGCATCGTGGTGGACTGGGACTGCATCCAGAGCATCTGGGAGTACATCTTCCACACGGCCATGAAGATCCTCCCCGAGGAGCACGCCGTGCTGGTCTCTGACCCCCCGCTCAGCCCCACGAGCAACCGGGAGAAGTATGCGGAGCTGCTGTTTGAGACCTTCGGCATCCCTGCCATGCACGTGACGTCCCAGTCGCTGCTGTCCATCTACTCCTACGGCAAGACCTCCGGGCTGGTGGTGGAGAGCGGGCATGGCGTCTCACATGTGGTGCCCATCTCTGAGGGCGACGTGCTGCCGGGCCTGACCAGTCGAGCCGACTACGCGGGCAGCGACCTCACCAACTACCTACTGCAGCTGCTCAACGAGGCCGGCCACAGGTTCACTGACGACCACCTGCACATCATCGAGCACATCAAGAAGAAGTGCTGCTACTCGGCCCTCAAGCCCGAGGAGGAGCTCAGCCTGTGCCTGGAGGACCTGCGCGTGGACTACGAGCTCCCAGATGGCAAGCTCATCAGCATCGGCCAGGAGCGCTTCCAGTGCGCCGAGATGCTCTTCAAGCCCACCCTGGTAGGCAGCAACCAGCCCGGCCTCCCCGAGCTCACTGCCGCCTGCCTGAACCGCTGCCAGGAGGCGGGCTTCAAGGAGGAGATGGCCGCCAACGTGCTGCTGTGCGGCGGCTGCACCATGCTGGATGGCTTCCCCGAGCGCTTCCAGAGGGAGCTGAGCCTCCTCTGTCCCGGGGACAGCCCTGCAGTGGCCGCGGCTCCCGAGAGGAAGACCTCCGTGTGGACCGGTGGCTCCATCCTTGCGTCCCTGCAGGCCTTCCAGCAGCTCTGGGTCAGCAAGGAAGAGTTTGAGGAGCGGGGCAGTGCGGCCATCTACAGCAAGTGCTGA
- the ACTL7A gene encoding actin-like protein 7A: MALESVWAPQAAVIGDGLSERVGEQASPQTQVLQTASLKDGPAKRAVWVRRNHSEPEPTTSPEVKKPKLELTKAVVVDLGTGYCKCGFAGLPKPTHRISTTVGKPYMETAKTGDNRKETFVGHELINPEVRLKLINPLRHGIIVDWDTVQDIWEYLFHQEMKIAPEEHAVLVSDPPLSPHTNREKYAEMLFETFKTPAMHIAYQSRLSMYSYGRTSGLVVEVGHGVSYVVPIYEGYPLPSITGRLDYAGSDLTTYLMCLMNTAGKHFTEGQLGIVEDIKKKCCFVALDPIEEKKVPATEHMIQYTLPDGQAIYLCQERFLCSEMFFKPSLIKSMQLGLHTQTVSCLNKCDIALKRDLMGNILLCGGSTMLSGFPNRLQKELSSMCPNDTPQVSVLPERDTAVWTGGSILASLQGFQPLWVHRSEYEEHGPFFLYRRCF; the protein is encoded by the coding sequence ATGGCTCTCGAGAGCGTGTGGGCGCCACAGGCAGCAGTCATAGGGGATGGGCTATCCGAGAGAGTAGGAGAGCAGGCCTCCCCACAGACACAGGTCCTCCAGACCGCCTCCTTGAAGGATGGCCCAGCCAAGCGGGCAGTGTGGGTGCGCCGGAACCATTCAGAGCCAGAACCTACGACGTCACCTGAGGTCAAGAAGCCCAAGCTAGAGCTGACCAAAGCTGTGGTCGTGGACCTTGGCACAGGCTACTGTAAATGTGGCTTTGCCGGGCTGCCAAAGCCCACCCACAGGATCTCAACCACAGTGGGCAAACCCTACATGGAGACCGCCAAAACCGGCGACAATCGCAAGGAGACATTCGTGGGGCACGAGCTTATCAACCCAGAGGTTCGTCTCAAGCTGATTAACCCTCTGCGACACGGCATCATTGTGGACTGGGATACAGTGCAGGATATCTGGGAGTATCTCTTCCATCAGGAAATGAAGATTGCCCCAGAGGAGCACGCGGTCTTGGTTTCAGATCCAcccctgagcccacacaccaaCAGGGAGAAGTATGCCGAGATGCTGTTTGAGACCTTCAAAACGCCCGCGATGCACATCGCCTACCAGTCCCGCCTGTCCATGTACTCCTACGGCAGGACCTCCGGCCTGGTCGTGGAGGTCGGCCACGGCGTGTCCTACGTAGTTCCCATCTACGAGGGCTACCCTCTGCCCAGCATCACCGGACGGCTGGACTATGCGGGCTCCGACCTGACAACCTACTTGATGTGCCTGATGAACACTGCAGGGAAACACTTCACTGAGGGCCAGCTGGGCATCGTGGAGGACATCAAGAAGAAATGCTGCTTTGTGGCCCTGGACCCCATTGAAGAGAAGAAAGTCCCAGCTACTGAGCATATGATCCAGTATACCCTGCCAGATGGGCAGGCAATCTACCTGTGCCAGGAAAGGTTCCTCTGCTCGGAGATGTTCTTCAAGCCTTCTCTGATCAAGTCCATGCAGCTGGGCCTCCACACCCAGACAGTGTCCTGCCTCAACAAGTGTGACATCGCCCTCAAACGAGACCTCATGGGAAACATCCTGCTCTGCGGGGGCAGCACTATGCTCAGCGGGTTCCCTAACCGTCTGCAGAAGGAACTGAGCAGCATGTGTCCCAATGACACCCCCCAGGTAAGCGTGCTGCCGGAGAGAGACACGGCAGTGTGGACTGGGGGCTCCATCCTGGCGTCGCTTCAGGGCTTCCAACCGCTGTGGGTCCACCGCTCTGAGTATGAGGAACATGGGCCTTTCTTCCTCTACAGAAGGTGCTTCTGA